A part of Arachis hypogaea cultivar Tifrunner chromosome 12, arahy.Tifrunner.gnm2.J5K5, whole genome shotgun sequence genomic DNA contains:
- the LOC112729045 gene encoding elicitor-responsive protein 3 produces MNTGILEVLLVNAKGIKHTNLVGIPSYYVIIECGCQCQRSKVSKGKHKKPWWNEKFIFDFSSLDYKNSTYLNCTIMDTKPYRHGGFVGEAKVYIGGLITEGIKEGHIEIKPAPYNVVLEDDTYQGQIKIGLKFFANKENYEYANVMGKEFIAPKKETNSIVGSFMKLWRTISWWKVLLFCNKKSSN; encoded by the exons ATGAATACAGGAATTCTTGAAGTGCTTCTTGTTAATGCTAAAGGAATTAAGCACACAAACCTTGTTG GAATACCTTCCTACTATGTTATTATTGAGTGTGGGTGTCAATGTCAAAGAAGCAAAGTTTCAAAAG GGAAACATAAGAAACCTTGGTGGAATGAGAAATTCATATTTGATTTCTCATCTTTGGATTATAAAAATTCAACCTATCTTAACTGCACAATCATGGACACAAAACCCTATAGACATGGTGGATTTGTGGGTGAAGCcaa GGTTTACATAGGTGGATTAATCACTGAAGGAATTAAAGAAGGACATATAGAAATAAAACCAGCTCCATATAATGTGGTCCTTGAAGATGACACATACCAAGGACAGATAAAGATTGGATTAAAATTCTTTGCAAat AAAGAAAATTATGAGTATGCGAATGTGATGGGGAAAGAATTCATTGCTCCGAAGAAAGAAACAAATTCAATTGTTGGTTCTTTTATGAAGCTATGGAGGACAATATCATGGTGGAAAGTATTGCTTTTCTGTAATAAAAAGAGTTCTAATTAA
- the LOC112726263 gene encoding rop guanine nucleotide exchange factor 3, translated as MENSSNFDESSDLGYQQSTSSMDQNDQSTEYSPFSGDSFAYCRSNSEASNLSSLEPVDDNHSFASSDLQPSPPSRWIAAATMRTESSHHHGAALSSLGGMKKRMHSLDSKSDDLDLLESELEMMKERFAKLLLGEDMSGGGKGVCTAVTISNSITNLYATVFGQNLKLEPLKAEKKAMWKREMNCLLSLCDYIVEFAPTAQCLDDGTIVEMMTSRPRSDIYINLPALQKLDTLLMEILDSFKDTEFWYAEQGSMSGNSSRSRAGSFRRVVVQRKDEKWWLPVPCVHPGGLSDKSRKHLIEKRDCANQIHKAAMAINSSVLAEMVIPETYMANLPKSGRACLGDTVYRYMSSADKFSPDHLLDCLKISSEHEALELADRVESSMYTWRRKACLSNSKSSWNKVKDLMAETDRKDKNFLLAEKAETLLFCLKQRYPELSQTSLDTCKIQYNQDVGKAILESYSRVLEGLAFNIVAWIEDVHCADKSMRNQHV; from the exons ATGGAAAATTCATCAAATTTTGATGAAAGTTCTGATTTGGGGTATCAGCAATCAACTTCTTCTATGGATCAAAATGATCAAAGTACTGAATACTCTCCATTCAGTGGTGATTCATTTGCATATTGTAGGAGTAACTCAGAGGCCTCAAACTTGTCATCATTAGAGCCTGTTGATGACAATCATAGTTTTGCTAGTAGTGATCTTCAACCTTCGCCGCCTTCTCGGTGGATTGCCGCCGCCACCATGAGAACCGAGTCTAGTCATCATCATGGAGCTGCTCTTTCAAGTCTTGGAGGAATGAAGAAGAGGATGCATTCACTAGATAGTAAATCTGATGATCTTGATCTGCTGGAGTCAG AGCTTGAAATGATGAAGGAAAGATTTGCAAAGCTTCTATTGGGGGAAGACATGTCTGGTGGTGGAAAAGGTGTATGCACTGCAGTTACAATCTCAAACTCCATTACTAACCTTTATG CAACTGTTTTTGGACAAAACCTGAAGTTGGAGCCTCTGAAGGCTGAGAAGAAGGCCATGTGGAAAAGAGAAATGAATTGTCTTCTATCTCTCTGTGATTACATTGTTGAATTTGCTCCAACTGCACAATGCTTAGATGATGGCACAATTGTAGAG ATGATGACAAGCAGACCAAGATCAGATATTTATATCAACCTTCCAGCTTTACAGAAACTTGACACATTGCTTATG GAAATATTGGATAGTTTCAAGGATACTGAATTTTGGTATGCGGAACAAGGGAGTATGTCGGGGAATTCGTCTCGGTCACGTGCCGGATCGTTTCGAAGGGTGGTTGTTCAAAGGAAAGACGAGAAATGGTGGTTGCCAGTTCCCTGTGTTCACCCTGGTGGCCTCTCTGATAAGTCAAGGAAGCACTTGATTGAGAAAAGAGATTGTGCAAATCAAATTCATAAAGCAGCCATGGCAATAAATAGCAGTGTTCTAGCAGAGATGGTTATCCCTGAGACATACATGGCAAATCTTCCCAAG AGTGGAAGAGCATGCCTAGGGGACACAGTTTACCGCTATATGTCTTCTGCAGACAAATTCTCACCTGATCACCTTCTTGATTGCCTTAAAATAAGCTCTGAACATGAAGCACTTGAGCTGGCAGACAGGGTTGAATCTTCGATGTACACATGGCGGCGAAAGGCTTGTTTAAGCAACTCAAAATCATCATGGAACAAAGTGAAGGATCTCATGGCCGAAACCGACCGCAAAGACAAGAACTTTTTGTTAGCTGAGAAAGCTGAGACTTTGTTGTTCTGCTTGAAGCAAAGATATCCTGAACTTTCACAGACTTCCTTGGACACATGCAAAATTCAATACAATCAG GATGTAGGAAAAGCAATACTAGAAAGCTACTCAAGAGTTTTAGAAGGCTTAGCATTCAACATTGTTGCTTGGATTGAAGATGTTCATTGTGCAGATAAGTCAATGAGAAACCAACATGTATAG
- the LOC112726264 gene encoding protein KTI12 homolog yields the protein MALVVICGQPCSGKSKAALCLAESLKESEVKYQVRIIDEASFHLDRNESYANMPSEKNLRGVLRSEVDRSVAKDNIIIVDSLNSIKGYRYELWCLARAAGIRYCVVYCDVEENNCRKWNEERREKGEASYNDTIFDDLVRRFERPDSRNRWDAPLFELWPHRDGIDKSSAAILDAVSYLTKKVDSKTRDVKILQPTIATQTSRFSDANSLYELDKATQEVTNTIAEAQSQALGGPLVGISVGKDLPTINISRPVGLPELRRMRRTFIKLTGQTSLSGPPPPSDADSAKRMFIDYLNRELGTS from the coding sequence ATGGCATTGGTTGTGATCTGCGGGCAACCATGCAGTGGCAAATCGAAAGCAGCACTCTGTCTAGCTGAATCTCTCAAAGAATCCGAAGTGAAGTACCAAGtgaggatcattgatgaagcTTCCTTTCATCTTGATCGCAATGAGAGCTATGCAAATATGCCGTCTGAGAAGAATCTGAGAGGAGTGCTTCGCTCTGAAGTGGATAGATCCGTGGCCAAAGATAATATCATTATAGTGGACTCTTTGAATAGCATCAAGGGTTATCGATACGAGTTATGGTGTTTGGCTCGTGCAGCGGGGATTAGATACTGTGTTGTTTACTGTGACGTGGAGGAAAACAATTGTAGGAAGTGGAACGAGGAGCGCAGGGAGAAAGGCGAAGCTAGTTACAATGATACTATCTTTGATGATTTGGTGAGGAGGTTTGAGAGACCTGATAGCAGAAACCGGTGGGATGCGCCGTTGTTTGAGCTATGGCCTCACAGAGATGGAATAGACAAGTCTTCTGCTGCCATTCTGGATGCTGTTTCATACTTGACCAAGAAGGTGGATTCCAAAACCAGGGATGTCAAGATATTGCAGCCTACTATTGCGACTCAGACAAGTCGTTTTTCGGATGCGAATTCTCTGTATGAGTTGGACAAGGCAACACAGGAGGTGACAAACACTATAGCAGAGGCGCAATCACAAGCTCTTGGTGGACCTCTTGTTGGTATTTCTGTGGGGAAAGACTTGCCTACTATCAATATTTCAAGGCCAGTTGGGCTGCCGGAGCTTCGCAGGATGCGGCGAACCTTCATCAAACTTACGGGCCAAACAAGTTTAAGCGGGCCACCACCTCCTTCGGATGCAGACAGTGCAAAGAGAATGTTTATTGACTACTTGAATAGGGAATTAGGAACTTCTTGA
- the LOC112726265 gene encoding mediator of RNA polymerase II transcription subunit 12: protein MQRYHAGSCTSAVNNSAIGGPSARDGGRSDSSTLPANFPLNSRRQPQLAPYKLKCDKEPLNSRLGPPDFHPQTPNCPEETLTREYLLSGYKETVEGLEEAREISLSQVQTFNKTVVLNCKEAIRKHLRAINESRAQKRKAGQVYGVPLSGSQLAKSGVYPELRPCGEDFRKKWIEGLSQPHKRLRSLADHVPHGYKRTSLLEVLIKNNVPLLRATWFIKVTYLNQVRPGSGSISSGAADKIQLARSEVWTKDVINYLQSLLDEFFSKNASHSTHNKERSPQMSYAGSLQHKNDPLLSISDGEEPSLHFRWWYIVRLLQWHNSEGLLLPSLVIDWVLNQVQEKERLEVWQLLLPIIYGFLETVVLSQTYVRTLAGIALRVIRDPAPGGSDLVDNSRRAYTTYALIEMIRYLILAVPDTFVALDCFPLPSSVVSHSINDGSFALKLNEVSGKVKNSSDDFGHIISCIQKHAEDLAKAASPGYAGHCLAKVANALDKSLVLGDLRGAYTFLFEDPCDGTVSESWVGRVSPCLRLSLKWFGTVSTSLVYSVFFLSEWATCEFRDFSATPPCDIKFTGRRDLSQVHMAVRLLNMKMKDMKISPRQMNGSTHRVSYLEKCSNQRHNQGYVGNVSKVKSSSKSNSFSVMFESPGPLHDIIVCWIDQHVVHKGEGLKRLHLFMVELIRAGILNPLAYVRQLIVSGIMDLNANLADLERRKRHYCILKQLPGHFIRDALQESGIVEGPQLDEALQTYLNERRLILRVPSSGKQDDASSANISAIKRKGHPASVKSGASTVTTATDPSKTTLSKSASSKNAKDGVSIDELKGAIMALLQLPSSIANLNTTASDESEGSVRRPILPNSKIDQVEATPGCEECRKAKRQKLSDERSSFALVLSDDDDTWWVKKGLKSSEPPKVDQPPKSTKQVTKSRQKNVRKTQSLAQLAASRIEGSQGASTSHVCDNKVSCPHHRTGTDGDNMRPADSIRTSQCGDIVSVGKSLKQLRFVEKRAVASWLIMVVRQSVEETEKNVGKVGQFGRPFPTADDRSSIRWKLGEDELSAMLYLMDNSDDLVSTVKFLLWLLPKVPNSSNSTIHSGRNVMMLPRNVENQVCDVGESFLISSLRRYENILVAADLIPDTLTSAMHRAAAIIASNGRISGSGVLAFARYLLKKYGSVTSVIEWDKTFKTTCDARLSSELERSVDGELGLVPSGVEDPDDFFRQKISGGRLPSRVGSGMRDIVQRSVEEAFHYLFGKDRKAFASGTPKGPALEKWDNGYQIAQQIVMGLIDCIRQTPGAAQEGDPSLVSSAISAIVGSVGPTLAKMPDFSPGNNHSNTTLATSSLNYAKCILRMHVTCLCLLKEVLGERHSRVFEIALATEASNALAGVFAPSKASRAQFQISPDSHDTGSTTPNDVGSNSNKVMVSRPTKIAAAVSALVVGAIIHGVTSLERMVSILRLKEGLDVVQFARSTRSNSNGNARSVGSFKADSSIEVHVHWFRLLVGNCRTMCEGLVVELLGEPSIIALSRMQRMLPVSLVFPPAYSIFAFVKWRPFILSANVATREDINQLYQSLTVAITDAIKHLPFRDVCFRDCQGLYDLMAVDASDAEFANLLEVNGSDMHLKSRAFAPLRSRIFLNAMIDCKLPQNLYTKDEGSRISDESKLQDKLVHVLDTLQPAKFHWQWVALRLLLNEQALIEKLEAHDGSIADAIQMTSPSAEKAAAAAAASENENNFIEILLTRLLVRPDAAPLFSELVHLFGRSLEDSMLLQAKWFLGGQDVLFGRKTIRQRLQNIAEGKGLSVKAQFWEPWGWCSSSTDPVTVKGDKKFDTTGLEEGEVVEDGMDSKKGLKGSSQASDCEGTGGDQQHVTEKALIELILPCIDQGSDESRNSFASDLIKQLNNIEQQIAAVTRGVSKPVGSTSPGIEGQTNKVSRKAMKGGSPGLARRQVVVTDSSPPSASALRASMSLRLQLLLRFLPILCTDREPSVRNMRYSLASVILRLLGSRLVHEESSLLKREVDSSTEAATGATLDSSAEGLFDRLLLVLHGLLSTHPPSWLRLKPGSKTINEPTRDFSGVDRDLLETLQNDLDRMQVPDTIRWHIQAAMPVFFPSLRCSFSCQPPPIPPSALACLQPSFTNPSTAPQRNAVPLSRIATNASGKSKQQQDNNDLEVDPWTLLEDGAGSCPSASNTVSIGTGDPANIKAASWLKGAVRVRRTDLTYVGPVDDDS from the exons ATGCAAAGGTATCATGCTGGCAGCTGCACTAGTGCAGTTAATAACAGTGCAATAGGTGGGCCATCTGCTAGAGATGGTGGAAGATCTGATTCATCTACTTTGCCAGCTAACTTCCCTTTGAATTCAAG GCGACAACCACAGTTAGCCCCATATAAGTTAAAGTGTGATAAAGAACCGTTGAATTCTAG GCTTGGACCACCAGATTTTCACCCCCAAACGCCAAATTGCCCTGAGGAGACTCTAACAAGGGAATATCTGCTATCTGGATATAAAGAAACGGTTGAGGGGCTTGAG GAAGCTAGAGAAATCTCACTATCCCAGGTTCAAACTTTTAACAAGACAGTTGTCCTTAATTGCAAGGAG GCTATTAGAAAACATCTTAGGGCCATCAATGAATCTCGTGCTCAGAAGAGAAAG GCTGGACAAGTATATGGCGTGCCCCTCTCAGGATCACAACTTGCCAAGTCTGGTGTTTATCCTGAATTAAGGCCATGTGGTGAAGACTTCCGGAAGAAATGGATTGAG GGATTATCTCAACCGCATAAGAGGTTACGCTCTTTGGCTGACCATGTTCCTCATGGTTATAAGAGAACATCCCTTTTAGAAGTTCTTATAAAGAATAATGTTCCATTGCTGAGGGCCACCTGGTTTATAAAGGTTACTTATCTCAATCAG GTTCGACCTGGTTCTGGTAGTATTTCTTCTGGGGCTGCTGACAAAATTCAGCTGGCTCGTTCTGAGGTTTGGACCAAAGATGTTATCAATTACTTGCAATCTCTTTTGGATGAGTTTTTCTCAAAAAATGCATCTCATTCTACTCATAATAAAGAGCGATCACCACAAATGTCTTATGCTGGATCACTACAGCACAAAAATGATCCGTTACTATCTATTTCTGATGGTGAAGAGCCATCCTTACATTTTAGATGGTGGTATATTGTTCGGCTACTTCAATGGCATAATTCTGAGGGGCTACTTCTTCCTTCTCTTGTCATTGATTGGGTTTTGAATCAAGTACAG GAAAAAGAACGGCTGGAGGTCTGGCAACTGTTATTGCCTATTATATATGGCTTTTTAGAAACTGTTGTTCTTTCTCAAACTTATGTGCGCACTCTGGCTGGAATAGCACTTCGTGTTATTCGTGATCCTGCTCCTGGTGGATCAGATCTAGTAGATAATTCTCGGCGGGCTTATACAACTTATGCTCTGATTGAGATGATACGGTATTTAATACTTGCAGTGCCGGATACTTTCGTTGCATTGGATTGCTTTCCTTTGCCATCCTCGGTGGTTTCACATTCAATCAATGATGGGAGTTTTGCACTAAAACTAAATGAAGTTTCAGGGAAGGTAAAAAATAGTTCAGATGATTTCGGTCATATTATTTCATGCATTCAGAAACATGCCGAGGATCTTGCTAAGGCCGCAAGCCCAGGCTATGCAGGTCATTGTCTGGCCAAAGTTGCAAATGCCTTGGATAAATCTCTTGTGCTTGGTGATTTACGTGGAGCATATACATTTCTTTTTGAAGATCCCTGTGATGGAACTGTATCGGAAAGTTGGGTTGGTAGAGTTAGCCCGTGCTTACGGTTATCACTGAAGTGGTTTGGGACTGTAAGTACATCACTTGTTTATTCAGTGTTTTTCCTCTCTGAGTGGGCAACATGTGAATTCAGGGATTTTAGTGCTACTCCTCCTTGTGACATCAAGTTCACTGGCAGAAGAGATCTATCCCAAGTACATATGGCAGTTAGACTTTTAAACATGAAGATGAAGGATATGAAGATTTCACCAAGACAAATGAATGGAAGCACTCATAGAGTCAGTTATTTAGAGAAATGTTCAAATCAGAGGCATAATCAAGGTTATGTGGGAAATGTCTCCAAAGTAAAATCTAGTTCAAAAAGTAACAGTTTTTCAGTTATGTTTGAAAGCCCTGGTCCACTCCATGATATTATAGTTTGTTGGATTGATCAGCATGTAGTGCACAAAGGAGAAGGGCTTAAACGGCTTCATCTATTTATGGTGGAACTCATACGTGCGGGCATACTTAACCCATTGGCGTATGTACGTCAGCTGATAGTCAGTGGCATAATGGATTTGAATGCAAATTTGGCTGACCTGGAGCGACGAAAGAGACACTATTGCATCTTAAAGCAACTTCCTGGGCATTTTATTCGTGATGCTTTGCAGGAGTCGGGGATTGTTGAAGGGCCGCAGCTTGATGAGGCCTTGCAAACTTACTTGAATGAACGCCGCCTCATACTTCGTGTTCCTTCAAGTGGGAAGCAAGATGATGCTAGCAGTGCCAATATATCTGCCATCAAGCGGAAAGGACATCCAGCTTCTGTAAAGAGTGGGGCTTCTACTGTTACAACGGCAACTGATCCATCTAAAACTACTCTTTCTAAATCCGCATCTTCTAAAAATGCAAAAGATGGTGTTAGCATTGACGAACTGAAAGGAGCCATTATGGCCTTGTTACAGCTACCAAGTAGTATTGCTAATTTGAACACTACAGCAAGTGATGAATCTGAAGGCAGTGTTAGAAGACCTATCTTGCCTAACAGCAAGATTGATCAAGTGGAGGCTACACCTGGGTGTGAAGAATGTAGAAAAGCAAAGAGACAAAAGTTGAGCGATGAAAGAAGCTCATTTGCTCTAGTTCTTTCTGATGATGACGATACATGGTGGGTGAAGAAGGGGTTGAAATCCTCAGAGCCTCCCAAAGTTGATCAACCTCCAAAGTCAACCAAACAGGTTACAAAGAGTCGTCAGAAGAATGTGCGAAAGACGCAGAGTCTTGCTCAACTGGCTGCTTCAAGAATCGAGGGTAGCCAGGGGGCATCAACTAGTCATGTTTGTGATAATAAGGTAAGCTGCCCTCACCATAGAACAGGTACGGATGGAGATAATATGAGACCGGCTGATAGCATCCGAACAAGCCAGTGTGGGGATATTGTTTCCGTTGGCAAATCACTAAAGCAGCTACGCTTTGTTGAGAAAAGGGCAGTAGCATCTTGGTTAATTATGGTTGTTAGGCAGTCGGTTGAAGAGACCGAAAAGAATGTTGGCAAAGTTGGTCAGTTTGGCAGGCCCTTTCCTACAGCTGATGATAGAAGCTCAATACGGTGGAAACTTGGTGAGGATGAACTTTCTGCAATGCTTTATTTGATGGATAACTCTGATGATTTGGTATCAACTGTGAAGTTCCTCCTCTGGTTGCTGCCAAAGGTTCCCAATAGCTCAAATTCTACAATTCACAGTGGAAGAAATGTTATGATGCTGCCAAGGAATGTGGAAAACCAAGTTTGTGATGTGGGAGAGTCTTTTCTGATATCATCATTGAGAAG GTACGAGAACATTCTTGTTGCAGCAGACCTTATTCCCGACACACTGACATCTGCAATGCATCGTGCTGCTGCTATTATAGCATCTAATGGAAGGATATCAGGTTCAGGAGTCTTGGCATTCGCTCGGTATTTATTGAAGAAATACGGCAGTGTGACTAGTGTTATCGAATGGGATAAAACTTTTAAGACTACTTGTGATGCAAGGCTTTCCTCTGAACTTGAACGGTCAGTGGATGGGGAGTTAGGGTTAGTTCCATCTGGAGTTGAGGACCCTGATGACTTTTTCCGTCAGAAGATAAGTGGTGGTCGGTTACCTTCGAGAGTAGGCTCAGGCATGAGGGACATAGTGCAGCGTAGTGTTGAAGAAGCATTTCACTATCTCTTTGGAAAAGATAGGAAGGCCTTTGCTTCTGGTACACCAAAAGGTCCTGCTTTAGAAAAATGGGATAATGGATATCAAATCGCTCAGCAAATAGTCATGGGCCTCATTGACTGCATTAGGCAGACGCCAGGTGCTGCACAAGAAGGTGATCCATCGTTAGTCTCTTCTGCCATTTCTGCCATTGTTGGCAGTGTCGGTCCAACATTAGCAAAGATGCCTGATTTTTCACCTGGCAATAATCATTCGAATACAACGTTGGCAACAAGTTCTTTGAACTATGCCAAATGTATACTCCGAATGCATGTAACCTGTCTATGCCTGCTTAAGGAAGTCTTGGGAGAACGCCACAGTCGTGTATTTGAGATTGCTCTTGCAACAGAAGCGTCTAATGCTCTTGCTGGCGTTTTTGCTCCTAGTAAAGCATCTCGAGCTCAGTTTCAAATCTCCCCCGATTCCCATGATACTGGCAGCACTACTCCAAACGATGTGGGAAGCAACTCCAATAAAGTTATGGTTTCAAGACCAACAAAAATTGCTGCTGCTGTTTCTGCACTTGTTGTTGGTGCCATTATACATGGTGTTACCAGCTTGGAGAGAATGGTATCTATCCTCAGATTAAAGGAGGGATTGGATGTTGTACAATTTGCAAGAAGTACGAGGTCCAATTCAAATGGAAATGCGCGGTCTGTTGGGTCTTTTAAGGCAGATAGTTCAATTGAGGTTCATGTCCACTGGTTTAGATTGCTTGTTGGAAACTGCAGAACCATGTGTGAAGGATTAGTGGTGGAACTCCTCGGGGAACCATCTATTATAGCACTTTCAAGGATGCAGCGCATGCTGCCTGTAAGTTTGGTCTTTCCGCCTGCCTATTCTATATTCGCCTTTGTCAAGTGGCGACCATTTATTTTGAGTGCTAATGTTGCAACCCGTGAAGACATTAATCAACTTTATCAGTCTCTAACAGTTGCCATAACTGATGCAATAAAGCATTTGCCTTTCCGAGATGTATGCTTTAGAGACTGTCAAGGTCTTTATGACCTTATGGCTGTGGATGCAAGCGATGCTGAATTTGCAAACTTGCTAGAGGTTAATGGCTCCGATATGCATTTAAAATCCAGGGCATTTGCTCCTCTTCGTTCTAGGATTTTTCTGAATGCCATGATTGACTGTAAGCTGCCACAAAATTTGTATACAAAGGATGAGGGGAGCCGGATTTCTGATGAATCTAAGCTTCAAGATAAGCTTGTTCATGTTTTGGATACCTTGCAACCTGCAAAATTTCACTGGCAGTGGGTTGCGCTCAGGTTGCTTTTGAATGAACAAGCCCTTATCGAAAAACTGGAGGCACATGACGGGTCCATAGCTGATGCTATACAGATGACCTCGCCTAGTGCTGAGAAAGCTGCTGCTGCGGCTGCTGCTTCCGAGAATgagaacaattttattgaaataCTTCTCACAAGGTTGCTGGTTAGACCTGATGCTGCCCCCCTTTTCTCGGAGTTGGTTCATCTTTTTGGTAGGTCCCTAGAGGATTCGATGTTGTTGCAAGCTAAATGGTTCCTTGGAGGCCAGGATGTACTATTTGGTAGGAAGACCATTAGACAAAGGCTGCAAAATATTGCCGAGGGTAAAGGGCTTTCTGTTAAGGCTCAATTTTGGGAGCCATGGGGTTGGTGTAGTTCGTCTACAGATCCAGTGACTGTCAAGGGGGATAAGAAGTTTGATACCACAGGTCTTGAAGAAGGAGAAGTTGTGGAAGATGGCATGGATTCGAAAAAAGGCCTAAAAGGgtcctctcaagcatctgattgTGAAGGCACTGGTGGGGACCAGCAGCATGTGACTGAGAAGGCTCTTATTGAGTTAATTCTTCCTTGTATAGATCAAGGCTCCGACGAATCCCGCAATTCCTTTGCAAGTGATTTGATTAAACAGTTAAATAATATAGAGCAACAAATCGCTGCTGTTACACGCGGGGTAAGCAAGCCAGTGGGAAGTACTTCCCCTGGAATAGAAGGTCAGACAAACAAAGTAAGCCGCAAAGCTATGAAAGGTGGTAGCCCTGGATTAGCTAGACGACAGGTAGTTGTAACAGATTCTTCTCCTCCATCTGCTTCGGCTCTACGAGCTTCTATGTCATTGCGTCTGCAGCTGCTCTTGAGATTTCTTCCTATCCTTTGCACTGACAG GGAGCCATCTGTGCGGAACATGAGATATTCACTTGCTTCCGTAATCCTTCGTCTGCTTGGTAGCCGGCTTGTCCACGAAGAAAGTTCGCTGCTGAAGAGGGAGGTGGATTCATCTACTGAAGCTGCTACTGGCGCAACTCTAGACTCTTCTGCTGAGGGTTTATTTGATCGATTGTTGTTGGTTTTGCATGGATTGTTGAGTACTCATCCTCCGAGTTGGCTTCGGCTTAAACCTGGTTCGAAGACGATCAATGAACCTACGAGAGATTTTTCTGGAGTCGATCGAGACTTATTGGAGACTTTGCAG AATGACTTGGACCGCATGCAAGTGCCTGACACCATCCGGTGGCATATCCAGGCTGCAATGCCTGTATTCTTCCCCTCTCTGCGATGCTCTTTCTCGTGCCAGCCACCCCCTATTCCACCATCTGCTCTTGCTTGCCTGCAACCCAGCTTTACGAATCCTTCGACTGCCCCACAGAGGAATGCGGTTCCCTTATCAAGGATTGCAACTAATGCATCAGGGAAGTCAAAACAACAGCAAGATAATAATGATTTGGAAGTTGATCCTTGGACACTTCTAGAAGATGGTGCCGGATCTTGCCCTTCTGCCAGTAATACTGTGAGCATAGGAACCGGTGACCCTGCCAATATTAAAGCTGCCAGCTGGCTTAAAGGGGCTGTAAGGGTGAGACGGACAGATCTTACATACGTTGGTCCCGTTGATGATGACAGTTGA